The following proteins come from a genomic window of Nitrospira sp.:
- a CDS encoding Polysaccharide pyruvyl transferase CsaB yields MTSATRSDDQERKHARLRVGISGSYGGVNLGDEAILTGMIGELRSSLSAELTVFSRDPEDTLKRHRVERSVAIRQLTRQEAREEVKRLDVLILGGGGILYDADAETYLREVMLAQELGVLVAVYAISAGPLQDPKVRTTIANVLNKIPLITVRDKQGYRLLEDVGVENDIHLTADPALLIEATALPAEALMTEGVDFDRHLVGFSVREPGPAAPHISPTHYYELLANAADFMIDRLNADVVFVPMEKGDIRHSHGVVANMEYSQRAEILRRNYTSQQILSLIGRFDFCVGMRLHFLIFSALQSVPFVALPYASKVTGFIQDLEMAMPPMHDVRSGRLIASIDRAWDTRHEIKTKIQRLLPGLKERARETNGLLLKMLHEETQNGVGKERRQRNGSPAH; encoded by the coding sequence ATGACATCTGCAACAAGATCCGACGATCAGGAGAGGAAACATGCGCGTCTCCGAGTCGGCATTTCCGGCTCATACGGGGGCGTCAATCTCGGGGACGAGGCCATCCTGACCGGTATGATCGGCGAGCTACGCAGCTCTCTCTCGGCCGAGCTTACGGTCTTTTCCCGCGATCCGGAAGATACGTTAAAGCGCCATCGCGTGGAGCGGTCGGTGGCGATCAGGCAATTGACAAGACAAGAGGCACGGGAAGAGGTCAAACGGTTGGACGTCTTGATTCTCGGGGGCGGAGGGATTCTCTATGATGCCGATGCCGAAACATACCTCCGAGAGGTCATGCTGGCTCAAGAACTTGGTGTCCTCGTTGCGGTGTACGCCATCAGCGCCGGTCCCCTTCAGGACCCAAAAGTCCGCACGACAATCGCGAATGTGCTCAACAAGATCCCGCTTATTACCGTCCGCGACAAGCAGGGATACCGATTACTGGAAGATGTGGGGGTTGAGAACGACATTCATCTGACCGCAGATCCCGCGCTGTTGATCGAGGCCACTGCATTGCCCGCCGAAGCGTTAATGACCGAGGGGGTTGATTTCGACCGACATCTCGTGGGGTTTTCTGTGCGTGAGCCGGGGCCGGCTGCGCCCCACATCAGCCCGACCCATTACTATGAGCTGCTGGCCAACGCCGCCGACTTCATGATCGACCGCCTGAACGCCGATGTGGTGTTTGTTCCAATGGAGAAAGGCGACATCCGGCACAGCCATGGCGTTGTCGCGAACATGGAATACTCCCAAAGAGCAGAGATCCTCCGGAGGAATTATACGTCGCAGCAGATTCTGAGCCTCATCGGCCGGTTTGACTTCTGCGTCGGAATGCGACTCCATTTTCTGATTTTTTCTGCGCTCCAAAGCGTGCCGTTTGTCGCCCTTCCCTATGCATCAAAGGTCACCGGATTCATTCAAGACCTGGAGATGGCCATGCCGCCCATGCACGACGTCCGCTCGGGACGATTGATAGCAAGCATCGACCGCGCCTGGGATACCAGGCATGAGATCAAGACCAAGATCCAGCGATTGTTGCCGGGCTTGAAAGAACGGGCAAGAGAGACGAATGGCCTTCTTCTGAAAATGCTCCACGAGGAAACACAAAACGGTGTCGGGAAGGAGCGACGGCAGCGTAATGGAAGTCCTGCGCACTGA
- a CDS encoding outer membrane efflux protein, translating to MEVSYTIRRHRHVELLACFVLATLLCGMGAENVAEGQETNSPELKLSLREAIQAAVDNNVNVRLLKERIASAQAQANTSLGALLPNVGGYLNGRNQTVNLAAFGLPADRLSALGLTRSVTDPFEVYDARATLVQNIFSLSLIQRWRAARSGVDVAGLEAEVTKRDVMATAGLLYIEALRADEAVKARQADIELSQQLLKLTRDRKAAGVATGLDVTRQEVELENNKQRLLVSQNEQESARLNLIRSLGIAFDVRLVLTDELKFVPVEPQIREQALLTAHEQRLELRVQENRQRLAALSLSSVTSERIPSLSLNGDYGWIGLKPDEALATRSIGLTFSIPIFDGGQRESRISESRSKVRQESIRMKDVSDQVTLEVRNALLTLESSVQQVAVAGKGLELALKELTFAKDRFAAGLTTNIEVTNAQTSVARARDNQIEALFRFNASRINLARAKGEIEKLF from the coding sequence ATGGAGGTCTCCTACACCATACGACGGCATCGCCACGTCGAGCTCCTCGCTTGCTTCGTGCTCGCCACGCTTCTCTGCGGGATGGGTGCAGAGAATGTCGCGGAAGGGCAGGAGACCAACAGTCCGGAACTGAAGCTGAGTCTGCGCGAGGCCATTCAGGCCGCCGTCGACAACAACGTCAATGTGCGGCTGCTGAAAGAACGCATTGCGTCTGCGCAAGCGCAGGCCAACACGAGCCTGGGTGCTCTGCTGCCAAACGTCGGAGGATATCTCAATGGCAGAAACCAAACGGTAAATCTTGCCGCCTTCGGCCTTCCCGCCGACCGGCTTTCCGCTCTCGGCCTCACCAGGAGCGTGACGGATCCGTTCGAAGTCTACGACGCACGCGCGACTCTCGTGCAAAACATCTTCAGCCTCAGTTTGATCCAACGATGGCGTGCGGCGAGATCCGGCGTCGATGTCGCCGGTCTCGAAGCGGAAGTGACGAAGAGAGACGTGATGGCGACCGCCGGATTGCTGTACATCGAGGCGTTACGGGCCGACGAAGCCGTGAAGGCACGGCAGGCGGATATCGAACTCAGTCAGCAACTGCTGAAATTGACGCGAGATCGCAAGGCAGCGGGTGTGGCGACGGGTTTGGATGTCACTCGTCAGGAAGTTGAATTGGAGAACAACAAGCAACGGTTGCTGGTCTCGCAGAATGAGCAGGAGAGCGCGCGCCTCAACCTGATCCGTTCGTTGGGGATCGCCTTCGATGTCCGGTTGGTTCTCACTGATGAACTGAAGTTCGTGCCGGTCGAGCCTCAAATTCGCGAGCAAGCCCTCCTGACCGCGCACGAGCAACGGTTGGAGTTGAGGGTTCAAGAGAATCGCCAGCGACTTGCGGCACTCAGCCTCAGTTCCGTCACCAGCGAACGGATACCATCGCTCTCTTTGAACGGCGATTATGGCTGGATCGGATTAAAGCCGGACGAAGCCTTGGCCACGCGTTCGATCGGACTGACATTTTCGATCCCCATTTTTGATGGAGGCCAGCGGGAAAGCCGCATTTCCGAGTCCCGCAGCAAGGTCCGGCAGGAGTCCATTCGTATGAAGGACGTGTCGGATCAAGTCACCCTGGAAGTCCGGAACGCTCTGCTGACACTGGAGTCATCCGTGCAACAGGTTGCAGTCGCAGGGAAGGGATTGGAATTGGCGCTCAAAGAGTTAACCTTTGCGAAGGATCGGTTTGCAGCCGGTCTGACGACCAATATCGAAGTGACGAATGCCCAGACATCGGTGGCACGGGCACGTGACAACCAGATCGAGGCGTTGTTCCGGTTCAATGCCTCGCGCATCAATCTGGCGCGGGCCAAGGGAGAGATTGAGAAACTCTTTTAA
- a CDS encoding ABC transporter ATP-binding protein — MERSHQVEAIELVHLTRSFGVVRAVEDLNFTVATGEIFGLVGPDGAGKTTTMRLLTGVMEPTGGDAWVMGKHVVREAEAVKDDIGYMSQRFGLYPDLTVDENIRFYADLYGVPTQGREQKVHELLSFSNLTPFKTWTHRS, encoded by the coding sequence ATGGAACGGAGCCACCAAGTGGAAGCCATTGAGCTCGTCCATCTCACGCGATCGTTCGGCGTGGTTCGCGCAGTCGAGGATTTGAACTTCACGGTGGCAACCGGAGAAATTTTCGGCCTCGTCGGACCGGACGGTGCCGGCAAGACCACCACGATGCGGCTCTTGACCGGCGTGATGGAGCCGACGGGCGGCGATGCCTGGGTCATGGGCAAGCACGTGGTCCGGGAAGCCGAGGCGGTGAAAGACGACATCGGGTACATGAGCCAGCGGTTCGGGCTCTATCCGGATCTGACGGTGGACGAAAACATCCGGTTCTACGCGGATCTCTACGGGGTTCCCACACAAGGGCGCGAGCAGAAGGTCCACGAGCTGCTCTCGTTCAGCAATCTCACTCCTTTCAAGACATGGACGCACAGATCGTAG
- a CDS encoding limit dextrin alpha-1,6-maltotetraose-hydrolase, with translation MDRWAAQEGTRSPLGVTWVEAEQAFNFALYSKHATGVVLLFYRSDETVKPATRHRLNYLTNKSGRIWHCLIPASQLHNMTYYAYQVEGPFEPEAGHRFDPEKILLDPYAKAIYFPPGFDREVARETGSNAGRAPLGLIPHQQRVFQWGEERPPRHTHDMVIYEMHVKGFTMRPNSGISDGARGTYAGVIEKIPYLTELGVTAVELLPVHQRDPQEGDYWGYMPLNFFTPHHEYAGDPVVGKQVDEFRAMVKALHEAGIEVLLDVVYNHTTEGNQNGPTYSYRGIDNTTYYLLEQDRRWYRNDTGTGNVIHAANRHVRRMVVESLLYWTEAMHVDGFRFDLASLFTRNDDGSINLDDPPIIAEISGFAELKRIRLIAEAWDLSAYQLGRSFPGLNWLQWNGKFRDDIRSFAKGDLGTVPALMTRLYGSDDLFPDQLLHAYHAYQSVNFVTCHDGFSLYDLVAYNDKRNWANGHQNQDGRDDNYSWNCGWEGDEGVPDAVMGLRKRQIKNLCCLLFLSNGTPMFCAGDEFMNTQGGNNNPYNQDNETTWLDWSLLERNRDMFRFFKRMIAFRKTHPSLGRSRFWREDVHWYGVGPEVDLSYHSHSLAFFLSGASQQDDDLYVMINAYWEDLSFTIQEGAAHDWWRVIDTSLPSPDDFREPGQEQVLQSLRCQVKARSIVVLLRKAE, from the coding sequence ATGGATCGGTGGGCGGCACAGGAAGGCACTCGGTCTCCATTGGGGGTGACGTGGGTGGAAGCAGAGCAAGCCTTCAATTTTGCGCTCTATTCCAAACACGCCACAGGGGTCGTCTTGTTGTTCTATCGGTCTGATGAGACAGTCAAGCCGGCTACCCGGCATCGTCTCAACTATCTGACCAACAAATCCGGAAGAATCTGGCATTGCCTGATTCCGGCGTCACAGCTCCACAACATGACCTACTATGCGTATCAGGTGGAAGGTCCATTTGAACCGGAAGCAGGCCACCGCTTCGATCCGGAGAAGATTCTGCTCGATCCCTACGCCAAAGCGATCTATTTCCCTCCCGGATTCGATCGGGAGGTTGCGAGGGAAACGGGCTCCAATGCGGGCCGTGCTCCACTGGGACTGATCCCACACCAACAGCGGGTATTTCAGTGGGGAGAAGAGAGGCCCCCACGCCACACACACGACATGGTGATCTATGAGATGCACGTGAAAGGATTCACCATGAGGCCCAACTCAGGCATTTCTGATGGAGCACGCGGGACCTATGCGGGCGTGATCGAAAAGATTCCCTATCTCACTGAGCTTGGCGTGACGGCCGTCGAACTGCTTCCGGTCCACCAGCGCGATCCACAAGAAGGGGACTATTGGGGATACATGCCGCTGAACTTTTTCACTCCGCATCATGAATATGCGGGCGATCCGGTTGTAGGCAAGCAGGTGGATGAATTTCGTGCCATGGTAAAGGCGCTTCATGAGGCCGGCATCGAAGTGTTGCTTGACGTCGTCTATAACCATACGACCGAAGGCAATCAGAACGGCCCGACTTATTCGTACCGAGGGATCGACAATACGACGTACTATCTCTTGGAACAGGACCGCCGCTGGTACCGCAACGACACGGGAACCGGAAATGTCATTCACGCGGCCAATCGCCACGTGCGGCGCATGGTCGTCGAAAGCTTGCTGTATTGGACGGAAGCGATGCATGTGGATGGGTTTCGGTTCGATCTGGCGTCGCTGTTCACACGAAATGACGACGGCTCGATCAATCTGGATGATCCCCCGATCATCGCCGAGATCAGTGGATTCGCAGAGCTGAAGCGAATACGCCTGATCGCCGAAGCCTGGGACCTGTCGGCTTACCAGCTCGGAAGAAGTTTCCCCGGGTTGAACTGGCTACAATGGAACGGCAAGTTTCGTGACGATATCCGCTCGTTCGCCAAGGGAGATCTTGGAACTGTGCCGGCACTCATGACCAGGCTGTACGGCAGTGACGACCTCTTTCCTGACCAGCTCCTCCATGCGTACCATGCCTATCAAAGCGTCAACTTCGTCACCTGCCATGACGGCTTCTCACTCTATGATCTTGTCGCGTACAACGACAAACGCAACTGGGCCAATGGCCATCAGAATCAAGACGGTCGCGACGACAATTACAGTTGGAATTGCGGCTGGGAAGGCGACGAGGGAGTGCCGGATGCCGTGATGGGGCTCCGCAAACGGCAGATCAAGAATCTCTGCTGTCTTCTCTTTCTTTCGAACGGCACTCCGATGTTCTGCGCGGGTGATGAGTTCATGAATACGCAGGGAGGGAACAACAATCCCTACAATCAGGACAACGAGACGACCTGGCTGGACTGGAGTCTGTTGGAACGTAATCGGGATATGTTTCGGTTTTTCAAACGCATGATCGCCTTTCGGAAGACCCATCCCTCGCTCGGCCGCAGCCGCTTTTGGCGCGAGGATGTCCATTGGTATGGAGTCGGGCCGGAGGTGGATCTCTCATACCATTCCCACAGTCTGGCCTTTTTTCTCTCCGGTGCGTCTCAGCAAGACGACGATCTCTATGTGATGATCAACGCCTATTGGGAGGATCTGTCTTTCACCATCCAGGAAGGTGCGGCACATGACTGGTGGCGGGTTATCGACACGAGCCTGCCGAGCCCGGATGACTTTCGGGAGCCGGGACAAGAACAAGTCCTTCAATCCCTTCGCTGCCAGGTGAAGGCTCGATCGATTGTGGTGCTGCTGCGAAAGGCGGAATAA
- a CDS encoding Sodium-transporting ATPase subunit D encodes MTPQGTPHDDHDPIGVVAAVHGPVVDIACDYLPPLHQALSSSLDRERCIFEVYQHLDERHVRAITLHSTGGLQRGMRVFDTGAPLQVPVSPDCLGRLLNVFGEPLDGGPSLSTEQFRNILGRPVPLHQTISASGILETGIKVIDLLCPFIRGGKTGLFGGAGIGKTVLITEFMHAIVALHQGVSVFAGVGERIREGHELWHEMQQAGVMSHTLMVFGQMDESPGVRFRVSLAALSYAEYLRDTMGTEVLFLVDNVFRFVQAGSEISGLLGRMPATVGYQPTLMSEVAELQDRIISTTKGAITSVQAIYVPADDMTDPAVTGILTHLDTSVILTRAQASKGFYPAVDPLQSSSKLMDRHFLGDRHYAVAEGVREHLARYRELEDVISMLGLEELSELDRRIVMRARKLQRYLTQPFHVTAPFTGIKGAAVPLEIILRDCEAFLHGKLDDVSEDRCYMRGSMQESLQ; translated from the coding sequence GTGACTCCTCAAGGTACGCCTCACGATGATCATGACCCGATCGGAGTCGTCGCCGCCGTGCACGGACCGGTCGTCGACATCGCCTGCGACTACTTACCGCCGCTTCACCAAGCGCTCTCTTCCTCGCTCGACCGCGAACGTTGTATCTTTGAGGTCTACCAACACCTTGATGAACGTCACGTCCGGGCGATCACTCTTCACAGCACCGGCGGATTGCAGCGGGGGATGCGGGTATTTGATACAGGGGCCCCATTGCAGGTGCCTGTGTCACCGGACTGTCTCGGTCGCTTGTTGAATGTCTTCGGCGAACCACTGGACGGCGGACCGTCGCTCAGCACCGAACAGTTTCGCAATATTCTCGGCCGGCCTGTGCCGCTCCACCAGACGATCAGCGCGAGCGGAATCTTGGAGACGGGCATTAAGGTGATCGATTTGCTGTGCCCGTTTATCCGAGGAGGAAAGACCGGCCTGTTCGGAGGCGCCGGAATCGGCAAGACCGTCCTGATTACTGAATTTATGCACGCGATCGTGGCCCTCCATCAGGGCGTGTCCGTCTTCGCGGGCGTCGGAGAGCGCATTCGCGAGGGGCACGAACTCTGGCATGAGATGCAGCAGGCCGGCGTCATGTCCCACACGCTGATGGTATTCGGACAAATGGACGAATCGCCCGGCGTGCGGTTTCGCGTCAGCCTTGCGGCGTTGAGTTATGCTGAATACTTGAGAGATACGATGGGCACAGAGGTGCTGTTTCTCGTCGACAACGTGTTCCGTTTCGTCCAGGCCGGAAGCGAAATTTCCGGACTCCTCGGGCGGATGCCGGCCACCGTCGGATATCAGCCGACCTTAATGAGCGAAGTGGCGGAACTTCAGGACCGCATCATCTCCACGACGAAAGGAGCCATCACCTCCGTGCAAGCGATCTATGTGCCTGCGGACGACATGACCGATCCTGCCGTCACCGGCATCCTCACTCATTTGGATACGAGCGTGATTCTGACGCGCGCGCAGGCCAGTAAAGGGTTCTATCCTGCCGTGGATCCGCTCCAGTCCAGCAGCAAACTGATGGATCGACATTTTCTCGGCGATCGGCATTATGCAGTGGCCGAGGGTGTTCGTGAGCATCTGGCTCGGTACCGTGAATTGGAAGATGTCATCAGCATGCTGGGCTTGGAGGAACTGTCCGAACTGGACCGTCGTATCGTGATGCGCGCGCGCAAACTGCAACGCTATCTCACGCAGCCGTTTCACGTCACGGCTCCCTTCACCGGCATCAAAGGCGCCGCGGTCCCGTTGGAGATTATTCTTCGAGACTGCGAAGCCTTTCTCCACGGCAAACTCGACGACGTGTCGGAAGACCGCTGTTATATGCGCGGCTCGATGCAGGAGTCCCTGCAATGA
- a CDS encoding ATP synthase epsilon chain has product MTPFVMYLQSATQYERIERVTMFVGEDASGSFGIMAGHHRMMTPLQFGLARFCTDDSEWQFLALPGGVLYFVNNELFLNTRRYLRDRDCARITQALEQQLRREEAALRELKESLHRLEEEMFKRLWKLGRGREAST; this is encoded by the coding sequence ATGACGCCGTTCGTCATGTATCTGCAAAGCGCGACACAGTACGAGCGTATTGAGCGTGTGACCATGTTCGTGGGCGAGGATGCCTCGGGCAGCTTCGGAATCATGGCCGGGCATCACCGCATGATGACCCCGCTTCAGTTCGGCTTGGCGCGGTTTTGCACGGACGACAGCGAGTGGCAATTCCTCGCCCTGCCGGGAGGGGTGCTGTACTTCGTGAACAACGAGCTGTTTCTCAACACCAGACGGTACCTGCGCGACCGGGATTGCGCCCGGATCACCCAGGCGCTGGAGCAGCAGTTGCGCAGGGAAGAGGCCGCGTTGCGGGAGCTTAAGGAGAGCTTGCATCGTCTCGAAGAAGAAATGTTCAAGCGTCTGTGGAAATTGGGCCGTGGCCGAGAGGCGTCCACATGA
- a CDS encoding Sodium-transporting ATPase subunit Q: protein MNNHDELKQRISRQVDRMQKADKDRPTLLAQTAYLGTLGLLLVIPVIIGAYLGRWLDGFVEGYSMRWTLSLIIVGVAVGAINVYLFIKE, encoded by the coding sequence ATGAATAACCACGACGAGTTGAAGCAACGCATATCGAGGCAGGTCGATCGCATGCAGAAGGCCGATAAGGACCGCCCGACACTGCTGGCGCAAACGGCCTACCTTGGGACGCTGGGGCTTCTCCTTGTGATACCGGTCATTATAGGGGCTTATCTCGGCCGTTGGCTGGACGGGTTTGTCGAAGGCTACTCGATGCGATGGACCCTCAGTCTGATTATCGTCGGTGTCGCAGTGGGAGCGATCAACGTCTATCTCTTTATCAAGGAATAG
- a CDS encoding Sodium-transporting ATPase subunit B, translating to MAGGEAAGTVFQIGSIHIAHSIVATWGIMLTLALFSWAVTRRLGREPGPLQAALEGAVGAIDDTIRSVLPGHAERVFPFIATLWIFILLANLIGLIPGIHAPTGDLSVTAALAVLVFLSVHWFGIAIEGITPYLRHYLAPSPLLLPFHIISEISRTLTLAVRLFGNMMSLEMAALLVLLVAGFLVPIPLLMLHIVEALIQAYIFGMLALIYLAGAIQTRALHSLSDKG from the coding sequence ATGGCCGGAGGAGAAGCGGCCGGAACCGTCTTTCAGATAGGGTCGATCCACATCGCGCACTCGATCGTGGCCACATGGGGAATCATGCTGACACTGGCACTCTTCTCCTGGGCCGTCACTCGCCGCCTCGGTCGTGAACCCGGTCCTCTCCAAGCCGCGCTGGAAGGCGCTGTGGGAGCCATCGATGACACCATTCGTTCTGTGTTGCCCGGGCATGCAGAACGGGTCTTCCCCTTCATCGCCACGTTATGGATTTTTATCCTCCTCGCCAATCTCATCGGCCTCATCCCCGGCATCCATGCGCCGACCGGCGATCTGTCGGTGACGGCGGCGCTGGCCGTCCTTGTGTTCTTATCCGTCCACTGGTTCGGCATCGCCATCGAAGGGATCACACCCTACCTTCGCCACTATCTCGCGCCGTCGCCCCTGCTGTTGCCGTTTCACATCATCAGTGAGATTTCACGGACCTTGACCCTCGCCGTCCGTCTGTTCGGAAACATGATGAGCCTGGAGATGGCGGCATTGTTGGTGTTGCTGGTGGCGGGATTCCTGGTCCCCATTCCGCTCTTGATGCTCCATATCGTCGAGGCGCTGATCCAAGCGTATATTTTCGGCATGCTGGCATTGATCTATCTCGCCGGCGCGATTCAGACACGAGCGCTCCATTCACTATCAGACAAAGGATGA
- a CDS encoding Sodium-transporting ATPase subunit E, producing MRDMTWFSTLSTVSAVLAIAIGTVGPAIAMGRAITQALEALARQPEAEKSITRTLFIGLAMIESLAIYCLVIVLIVLFRNPLLEYLLK from the coding sequence ATGCGAGACATGACTTGGTTTTCCACGTTGTCCACCGTATCCGCCGTGCTGGCGATCGCGATCGGCACCGTCGGGCCCGCCATTGCCATGGGACGGGCGATCACGCAAGCGTTGGAAGCCCTGGCGAGGCAGCCGGAGGCGGAAAAGTCGATCACGCGGACTCTCTTCATCGGTTTGGCCATGATCGAGTCGCTCGCCATCTACTGTCTGGTGATCGTGCTGATCGTGCTCTTTAGAAATCCGCTGCTGGAGTATCTGCTGAAATGA
- a CDS encoding ATP synthase alpha chain, with product MLRNPLLSGRAAWLEQYRLGLRIVEQGRVRSVGDGIVWIEGLPSAAMEEVLWLEDGSRALVFHLAKERLGAILLTQTTRLTAGTIVHLSGRRLSLPVGDQLMGRVVDPLGDPLDGRPPSDSPSRRELFASSPPIVARDFVHRPLYTGSKVVDTLIPVAKGQRQLIIGDNGIGKRAFALDTIINQREKNVRCVYVSIGQKRSSIVNTIDTLQTYGAMDYTAVVAAEATTLPGLKYTAPFAGCALAEAWMWKGHDTLVVYDDLTTHAQTYRELSLLLRRPPGREAYPGDIFFLHSRLLERSTCLAPSLGGGSMTALPVVETTQGEIAAYIPTNLISITDGQIYFDTRLFAGGMIPAIDVTKSVSRIGGKGQHPRIKEQAGRMKLDFLQFLELEVFTRFGAKLEATMEAKIRRGRILREILKQERLSPLPIEFQLAWLTGFNRGLFDDVPPEKIGPVLSRIASRLSTSRLTLDQRDEQWAEAVTSWLKEVAT from the coding sequence ATGCTTCGTAACCCGCTCCTCTCCGGCCGAGCGGCCTGGCTCGAACAATACCGGCTGGGCTTGCGCATCGTGGAGCAAGGCCGTGTCCGATCCGTCGGCGACGGGATCGTCTGGATCGAGGGGCTCCCTTCCGCCGCCATGGAAGAGGTCTTGTGGCTCGAGGACGGCAGCCGCGCTCTCGTGTTCCATCTGGCCAAGGAACGGCTCGGCGCCATTCTCCTGACGCAAACCACCCGGTTGACTGCGGGGACGATCGTGCATCTGTCAGGACGACGTCTGAGTCTGCCGGTCGGCGACCAATTGATGGGACGCGTGGTCGATCCACTGGGTGATCCGCTGGACGGGCGACCTCCATCGGATTCTCCGAGTCGACGCGAACTGTTCGCTTCTTCGCCTCCGATCGTGGCTCGGGATTTCGTCCATCGCCCCTTGTACACGGGAAGCAAGGTCGTCGACACCCTCATTCCCGTCGCGAAAGGGCAACGTCAATTGATCATCGGGGACAATGGAATCGGCAAGCGCGCCTTCGCCTTGGATACGATCATCAACCAGCGTGAGAAAAACGTGCGGTGCGTCTACGTCTCGATCGGTCAAAAACGGTCGAGCATCGTCAACACGATCGACACGTTGCAGACCTATGGCGCCATGGACTACACGGCCGTCGTCGCCGCAGAGGCGACGACGCTCCCTGGACTCAAGTACACGGCTCCCTTCGCGGGATGCGCACTGGCCGAAGCGTGGATGTGGAAAGGCCACGACACGCTCGTGGTCTACGACGATCTCACCACTCATGCGCAAACCTATCGGGAACTGTCGTTGTTGTTGCGGCGCCCGCCCGGTCGCGAAGCCTATCCGGGCGACATCTTCTTTCTTCATTCACGCTTGCTCGAACGGTCCACGTGCCTGGCTCCCTCATTGGGAGGCGGCAGCATGACGGCGCTGCCCGTCGTTGAAACCACGCAAGGAGAAATCGCCGCCTATATCCCGACCAACCTGATTTCCATCACCGACGGGCAAATCTACTTTGATACGCGACTCTTTGCAGGGGGCATGATCCCCGCCATCGACGTCACCAAGTCGGTCTCGCGGATCGGCGGCAAGGGACAACATCCGCGAATCAAGGAGCAGGCCGGACGCATGAAACTGGACTTTCTGCAGTTTCTCGAGCTGGAAGTCTTCACGCGGTTCGGAGCCAAGTTGGAAGCGACAATGGAGGCCAAGATTAGGCGGGGCCGCATCTTGCGCGAGATCTTGAAACAAGAGCGGCTTTCTCCGCTGCCCATCGAATTCCAACTGGCCTGGCTTACGGGATTCAATCGCGGCTTATTCGACGACGTTCCGCCGGAGAAGATCGGGCCGGTGCTGAGCCGCATCGCGTCGCGCCTTTCCACCAGTCGCCTGACCCTTGACCAGCGGGACGAGCAGTGGGCCGAGGCCGTGACAAGTTGGCTCAAGGAGGTCGCCACATGA
- a CDS encoding Sodium-transporting ATPase subunit G yields the protein MSRRRELDDRLHALRDINGILRAMKNLALMEQQKLTRFLTTQRRVVDSIEAAAEDFFTFYPEVALRLGKGTPVWLIIGSERGFCGDYNERLQEGVEQHLRERTPHQPRLLLIGRKLAAKFAQDRRVVASLVGPTVAEEVPAVLVGLMAKLRALQASQKPGVRLEFTIIHQSPASEGGGIRLHEPMKKACRPVRRGYPPLLNLDPFAFATDLIDHHLFSLLHEVFYSSLMAENLRRFQHMDQSIQRLEKDMAELVLKRNGLRQEEITEEIEVIMLSAEAVKQQ from the coding sequence ATGAGCCGGCGCCGGGAACTCGACGACCGCCTCCATGCATTGCGGGATATCAACGGCATTCTTCGCGCCATGAAAAACCTCGCGCTGATGGAGCAGCAGAAATTGACCCGATTTCTCACCACTCAACGTCGCGTGGTGGACAGCATCGAGGCTGCTGCGGAAGATTTCTTCACGTTTTATCCCGAGGTCGCTCTCCGACTGGGCAAGGGCACGCCGGTATGGCTGATCATCGGCTCAGAACGGGGCTTTTGCGGAGACTACAATGAACGGCTGCAGGAGGGTGTGGAGCAGCACCTCCGTGAGCGTACACCGCACCAGCCGCGTCTGCTTCTCATCGGGCGAAAACTTGCCGCCAAATTTGCACAGGACCGACGGGTCGTGGCATCGCTCGTCGGTCCGACCGTCGCCGAGGAAGTGCCCGCGGTCCTCGTCGGACTGATGGCCAAGCTCAGAGCCTTGCAAGCAAGCCAGAAGCCCGGAGTCCGTTTGGAGTTCACGATCATTCACCAAAGTCCCGCTTCGGAAGGAGGAGGTATACGACTTCATGAACCGATGAAGAAGGCATGTCGTCCGGTCCGCAGAGGCTATCCTCCCTTGCTGAACCTCGATCCATTCGCGTTTGCAACAGATCTGATCGACCACCACCTGTTCAGTCTCCTGCACGAAGTCTTTTATAGCTCATTAATGGCCGAGAATCTCCGTCGCTTCCAACATATGGATCAGTCCATCCAACGCTTGGAAAAGGACATGGCGGAGCTTGTCCTAAAACGGAACGGCTTGCGCCAAGAGGAGATCACTGAGGAAATCGAAGTCATCATGTTGAGCGCCGAGGCGGTCAAGCAGCAGTGA